In one window of Haloimpatiens sp. FM7315 DNA:
- a CDS encoding TlpA family protein disulfide reductase, translated as MMKEKYLAIIIATIISISVFGCSKPQKSDTTSESKQDQIISQDLIDTKREFSEYGISYYEPKAWKEKNNARVAAVSTGKYKESYILIEIPYEFSPVQFTKELEKEAKNDNTKEDQTKIIEKYQSKAKEFFTIIVFDKSKEKDATKEQLSSRERKFKKYSHKEKISEKGNLECYVLYNEKADESGLTDSEKQEFKEVLEGISSLKKSIKLFDPISKKEEVSYSSKIEFKTKTLNGEDIESGVFKDYKLTMVNIWATFCGPCVKEMPELQELYKDLKKENVNILGIIADTPNAENEDLAKEIVEKKGVKYKNIIPDEKLQKGILKTVTGVPTTVFVDDEGKVVGKTIVGSRSKEDYKKAILDLIAEKNSYK; from the coding sequence ATGATGAAAGAGAAATATTTAGCTATAATCATAGCAACTATAATTTCTATATCTGTATTTGGATGTAGTAAACCACAAAAATCTGATACTACTAGTGAAAGTAAACAAGATCAAATAATATCACAAGATTTAATTGATACAAAAAGAGAGTTTAGTGAATATGGAATTTCTTATTATGAACCAAAGGCTTGGAAAGAGAAGAATAATGCGAGAGTTGCTGCAGTGTCAACTGGAAAATACAAAGAGTCTTATATTTTAATCGAAATTCCTTACGAGTTTTCACCTGTTCAATTTACAAAAGAATTGGAAAAAGAAGCAAAAAATGATAATACCAAAGAAGATCAAACTAAAATTATTGAAAAATATCAAAGCAAAGCAAAAGAATTCTTTACAATAATAGTTTTCGACAAAAGTAAGGAAAAAGATGCAACAAAAGAGCAGTTATCTTCAAGAGAAAGAAAATTTAAAAAATATAGTCATAAGGAGAAAATTTCAGAAAAAGGAAATTTGGAATGCTATGTATTGTATAATGAAAAAGCTGATGAAAGCGGACTTACAGATTCTGAAAAGCAAGAGTTTAAGGAAGTCTTAGAGGGAATTTCCAGCTTAAAGAAAAGTATAAAACTTTTTGATCCCATTAGCAAAAAAGAGGAAGTATCATATAGTTCTAAAATAGAGTTTAAAACTAAGACCTTAAATGGAGAGGACATAGAGAGTGGTGTATTTAAAGATTATAAACTTACTATGGTAAATATATGGGCAACCTTTTGTGGACCTTGTGTAAAAGAGATGCCAGAGCTTCAAGAGCTTTACAAGGATCTTAAGAAGGAAAATGTAAATATTCTTGGCATTATTGCTGATACTCCAAATGCAGAAAATGAAGATCTTGCAAAGGAGATTGTAGAGAAAAAAGGGGTTAAGTATAAAAATATAATCCCAGATGAAAAACTTCAAAAAGGTATCTTAAAGACTGTGACAGGGGTTCCAACTACAGTATTTGTAGATGATGAAGGTAAAGTCGTTGGAAAAACAATAGTAGGAAGCCGAAGTAAAGAGGATTATAAGAAAGCTATTTTGGATCTTATTGCAGAAAAAAATAGTTATAAATAA